In Silene latifolia isolate original U9 population chromosome X, ASM4854445v1, whole genome shotgun sequence, the following proteins share a genomic window:
- the LOC141618768 gene encoding uncharacterized protein LOC141618768 — protein MGGVRGDVKQLILDATGYIEGSFPFRYLGVPLNAGKLNKEMFADLIAKIQQSLHHWSAYKLSYAGRISLINIVIFGLEQFWCSTLLIPKGVMKMITKFCRNFLWNSEEGNRKLIWKSWVSCCAPHQEGGFQIKEVLAWNRSVMCKWIWDIENHSNNLWVHWNYEYNIKSGIFWDQEIKPCHSESWRNILQVKDLLLQQFGSSDAVQQILHSCAKNGKLKMDLIYEHFRTKFEKLRWPKAVWSRTVLPKHSLITVLAMQNKLATIDQLNSRGICLVNWCVLCKQDAESHTHLFFRCSFSSNIWSILLHWMKISGRSMQLKRELNWMVSRRAKKHGKALWFSGCVATLVYSIWEERNIRIFQGIEHDIQYVVKRIQFIVSTRILHVLPTCRHVMFRVACNV, from the coding sequence ATGGGAGGAGTTCGAGGAGATGTTAAACAGTTGATATTGGATGCAACAGGATACATTGAAGGGTCATTCCCTTTCCGTTATCTTGGAGTGCCACTAAATGCCGGTAAACTGAATAAAGAGATGTTTGCAGACCTCATTGCTAAGATACAACAGTCTTTGCACCATTGGTCAGCATACAAACTTTCTTATGCAGGCAGGATCAGTCTTATAAATATTGTTATCTTTGGCCTAGAACAATTTTGGTGTTCTACCTTGCTAATACCAAAAGGGGTCATGAAAATGATCACAAAGTTCTGTAGGAATTTCCTTTGGAACTCTGAGGAGGGAAATAGAAAACTTATTTGGAAGAGTTGGGTTTCTTGCTGTGCACCTCATCAGGAAGGTGGTTTCCAGATTAAAGAAGTTTTAGCTTGGAATAGAAGTGTAATGTGCAAATGGATTTGGGATATTGAGAACCATTCTAATAATTTGTGGGTCCATTGGAACTATGAATATAATATTAAATCAGGGATTTTTTGGGATCAGGAGATTAAACCCTGTCATTCTGAAAGTTGGAGGAACATCCTTCAAGTTAAGGATCTGCTTTTGCAGCAGTTTGGTTCATCTGATGCTGTGCAGCAGATTCTGCATTCATGTGCTAAGAATGGGAAACTGAAGATGGATTTGATTTATGAGCATTTTAGAACTAAGTTTGAGAAGCTTAGATGGCCTAAAGCTGTGTGGAGCAGAACTGTTCTACCAAAGCATAGCCTTATCACCGTACTTGCAATGCAAAATAAATTGGCAACTATTGATCAACTAAATAGCAGGGGTATATGTTTGGTGAATTGGTGTGTTTTGTGCAAGCAGGATGCTGAATCTCATACTCACCTGTTCTTTCGTTGTTCTTTTTCCTCAAATATTTGGTCCATACTCCTCCATTGGATGAAGATCTCAGGAAGGTCCATGCAGCTGAAAAGAGAGCTTAACTGGATGGTAAGTAGGAGAGCTAAGAAACATGGGAAAGCTCTATGGTTCTCAGGATGTGTTGCAACATTGGTCTATAGCATTTGGGAAGAGCGTAACATCCGAATTTTTCAGGGTATTGAGCATGATATCCAGTATGTGGTTAAGAGGATACAGTTTATAGTAAGTACTAGGATATTACATGTATTGCCTACATGTAGGCATGTAATGTTCCGGGTAGCTTGTAATGTTTGA